Proteins from a genomic interval of Rosa chinensis cultivar Old Blush chromosome 2, RchiOBHm-V2, whole genome shotgun sequence:
- the LOC112186556 gene encoding protein MLN51 homolog has translation MAMVGEEDVEYDSDPEEVKRSLAMRRRAAASDDEEGEGEGREKSRPDRRAPIHSDDESDDQGGAAEYDDDEELVEDEEEEEEIDEEEEEPFHEPAYVERGREAETRTEVLAVKESDGGDGTRSVDGTVDEHGENQTGEGEEEEEEKKENEPFAVPTAGAFYMHDDRFRDNAGGRNRRTHGGRKLWESKDDRKWGHDKFEEITLHERHHEEGRRPSRGNFRGRGRNRGIDRGYTTGNRSKEYENNNQRPVPKGVRGRGPRRYEPAFRNNRQTPSTQNRQSGKPVDKTSQTNSERTFAPPSNAESDSVPARKNVFASSLNSASPPFYPSGSSNKEINLNQKRDAHTGSAKRNARPSVSVENFSGRQTNAYLRGKNVAESVGVGIEKLYIDDSKNPGAGKTLTTVQMPSSGSSIVNATQPSQSRVQGRGAVTGQMSYRPVVSQNQMPRAPSQQFHAVQRNPVQNRSQLALQAPPQQVGQRPGSGSQSSSPPKTPGEVEPADSSKSKGALVAKGKGSALGNGRGALTYNGAQVIGAPGGMGVNHGDQNFPGTPAFLPVMQFGGQHPGGMGVPAVGMAFPGYVAQPQLGGGMGNSEMTWLPVLAGAAGALGAAYCPPYITVDGSYHARPSGQTSVGSLSKENNANKTNNEWKPSQKPEIVGDDYGQRQNKPRRYSQMNVASEVLQNNTELV, from the exons ATGGCTATGGTGGGGGAGGAAGATGTGGAGTACGACAGTGATCCAGAGGAGGTTAAACGATCGCTGGCGATGAGGAGGCGGGCGGCGGCGAGCGACGATGAGGAAGGTGAAGGAGAGGGGAGGGAGAAATCGAGGCCGGATCGGAGGGCTCCCATTCACTCTGATGATGAATCGGACGATCAGGGTGGGGCAGCGGAGTATGATGACGACGAAGAATTggtagaagacgaagaagaagaagaagagattgatgaggaagaagaagagccgTTTCATGAGCCCGCCTATGTGGAGAGAGGGCGTGAAGCTGAGACTAGGACTGAGGTTTTGGCGGTGAAGGAATCGGATGGCGGTGATGGGACGAGGTCTGTGGATGGAACGGTGGATGAGCATGGAGAGAATCAGACCGGAGAaggtgaggaggaggaggaggagaagaaggagaatgaACCCTTTGCAGTGCCCACAGCTGGGGCGTTCTATATGCATGATGACCGATTCAGGGACAATGCCGGTGGTCGGAACAG GCGAACACATGGTGGAAGGAAGCTATGGGAGTCTAAAGATGACAGGAAGTGGGGGCATGACAAGTTTGAGGAGATAACTTTGCACGAAAGGCACCACGAAGAG GGCAGGAGACCTTCTAGGGGAAATTTTCGGGGTAGAGGAAGAAACCGAGGTATTGATCGTGGGTACACTACAGGAAACAGGTCTAAAGAGTATGAGAATAATAATCAGAGACCGGTACCCAAGGGTGTGAGAGGGAGAGGGCCCAGACGATATGAACCTGCTTTTAGGAATAACAGACAGACGCCTTCCACACAAAATAGACA GTCTGGAAAGCCTGTTGACAAAACTTCACAAACTAATTCAGAGAGGACTTTTGCTCCCCCATCGAATGCAGAATCTGACTCAGTTCCTGCTAGGAAAAATGTCTTTGCATCAAGCCTGAATTCAGCTTCTCCTCCTTTTTATCCATCAGGATCCTCCAATAAGGAGATCAATCTTAATCAAAAAAGGGATGCACATACTGGGAGTGCTAAGAGGAATGCTCGTCCATCTGTATCAGTGGAGAATTTTTCTGGGCGACAAACCAATGCATATCTGCGAGGGAAGAATGTAGCTGAATCTGTTGGTGTTGGAATCGAAAAGCTTTATATTGATGATTCGAAGAATCCAGGAGCTGGGAAGACATTGACCACTGTACAAATGCCATCATCTGGGTCTTCAATTGTCAACGCTACTCAACCTTCTCAGTCTAGGGTTCAGGGAAGGGGTGCTGTCACAGGACAGATGAGTTATCGACCTGTCGTTTCTCAGAACCAGATGCCAAGAGCTCCATCACAACAGTTCCATGCTGTTCAGCGTAATCCCGTCCAAAATCGGTCCCAACTAGCTCTTCAAGCTCCTCCCCAGCAGGTGGGACAACGCCCTGGAAGTGGATCTCAATCCTCCTCTCCACCTAAAACACCTGGAGAAGTTGAACCTGCAGATTCAAGTAAATCTAAAGGTGCACTAGTTGCAAAGGGAAAAGGCAGTGCTCTAGGTAATGGAAGGGGAGCACTTACTTACAATGGGGCTCAGGTTATTGGGGCTCCTGGAGGCATGGGTGTCAATCATGGAGATCAGAACTTTCCTGGGACTCCTGCCTTTTTGCCTG TTATGCAATTTGGTGGCCAGCACCCTGGGGGTATGGGAGTTCCTGCTGTTGGCATGGCATTCCCTGGATATGTTGCTCAGCCACAACTTGGTGGTGGTATGGGAAATTCTGAAATGACCTG GTTGCCTGTATTAGCGGGTGCTGCAGGAGCTTTAGGGGCTGCCTATTGTCCACCCTATATTACTGTTGATGGTTCTTATCATGCTCGCCCGTCAGGACAGACATCTGTGGGTTCCTTGAG CAAAGAAAATAATGCAAACAAAACCAATAATGAATGGAAGCCTTCACAAAAGCCTG AAATAGTGGGCGATGATTATGGGCAGCGACAAAACAAGCCTCGTAG ATATTCACAGATGAATGTCGCCAGTGAAGTTCTTCAAAATAATACGGAGCTTGTTTGA